A genomic stretch from Flavobacterium sp. KS-LB2 includes:
- a CDS encoding T9SS type A sorting domain-containing protein, with translation MKNITLFIFLLVFSIGFSQNAPITFENGEFGSTWSFATFENGSGAGYSKVPNPFPGGINSSATVGKFIAGTTVSGAAPYAGFETAHASGANGIGTFTLSTSNSIIKIMVYKSVISDVAIKFAIANGGAQQEIKVANTKINEWEELTFDFSGKIGLFETINIDQIIFFLDFNARTAETTSYFDNVTFSAKPAATTPIIAAPTPTVAAADVISLFSNPYTNVTVDNWRADWGQSGNVLSDIQVAGNDTKKYTDLSYFGVITEANKIDASAMLNFHIDVWTPDVTTFKVKIVDFGADGAYQGGDDKEFEITRTLTLSGWNSLEIPLSEFTGLTTKAHIAQFVFSGSPGTIFIDNVYFNKVAIVAPPATAPYAPVTFETGEYGSTWVLTSFDNPSGGSTASLLASNPDKTGINTSNTAAKFTALVAGAWYTGFETAHASGTNGIGTFTLNETNSTIKMMVYKDVISKVGIKLARPDGGSTGEITVTNTKINEWEELTFNFAGKIGEGVSTGIDQIIVFPDFIPEGTTRSADHVCYVDNITFSAKITAPVAATAPTEAAPTPPVRVATDVKSIYSEAYAVYKAGDWCKCWGQSTDVTDELIATNNTRKLSNFNYQGITLPGAEVFDLSDMTKMHVDLWSSSATSVKINLINPGPVESGVTLTIAAGWNSFDVILNAANFPGINFSNVFQMSLSSTPSGTTVYLDNFYFYKSTVVVAPTEPTVAAPIPTTPAANVISMFSNTYTNVPVTTWRTDWSVGSTLTDMQIAGNDTKKYTNLNYFGVDATGTIDATQMLYFHIDVWTPDLTAFRVKLVDFGANGVYQGGDDVEFEVTRTPNLSGWNSYDIPFSEFTGLTTKGHIAQLVLSGAPAGTVYIDNVYFSKTVANLGVANFETSKVMMYPNPVTNYLTIEANSAIEKVSVYTLLGQEVLVKNPKSNAVTIQTNELSKGVYIVKTNVDGKVITTKMIKE, from the coding sequence ATGAAGAACATTACTTTATTCATTTTCCTATTGGTTTTTTCAATAGGGTTTTCACAAAACGCACCAATAACCTTTGAGAACGGAGAGTTCGGTTCTACATGGTCATTTGCCACTTTTGAAAATGGAAGTGGAGCTGGATATTCTAAAGTTCCTAATCCATTTCCAGGCGGAATTAACAGTTCAGCAACGGTAGGGAAATTTATAGCTGGAACAACGGTTTCAGGTGCGGCTCCATACGCCGGATTTGAAACAGCCCACGCTTCTGGAGCAAATGGTATTGGTACTTTTACTTTGAGTACTTCCAATAGCATAATTAAAATAATGGTCTATAAATCTGTTATTAGTGATGTGGCCATCAAATTTGCAATAGCAAATGGTGGTGCGCAACAAGAAATTAAAGTGGCTAACACTAAAATTAACGAATGGGAAGAATTGACATTTGACTTCTCAGGGAAAATAGGGTTGTTTGAAACCATCAATATTGATCAAATTATCTTCTTTTTAGATTTTAATGCGAGAACTGCTGAAACTACTAGTTATTTTGATAATGTTACTTTTTCTGCAAAACCCGCAGCTACAACTCCAATAATAGCTGCACCAACACCTACAGTAGCTGCTGCTGATGTTATTTCTTTATTTAGTAATCCTTACACTAATGTTACAGTTGATAATTGGAGAGCGGATTGGGGGCAATCTGGAAATGTTTTGTCAGATATTCAAGTGGCTGGAAATGACACTAAAAAATATACTGACTTAAGTTATTTTGGGGTAATTACTGAAGCTAATAAAATTGATGCTTCAGCAATGCTTAACTTTCATATTGATGTTTGGACTCCAGATGTGACCACATTCAAAGTGAAGATAGTTGATTTTGGTGCTGATGGTGCCTATCAGGGTGGCGATGATAAGGAGTTTGAAATAACTCGTACTTTAACTTTAAGTGGTTGGAACAGCCTAGAAATTCCGCTTTCAGAATTTACAGGACTTACGACAAAAGCGCATATTGCACAGTTTGTTTTCTCGGGTTCACCAGGAACAATCTTTATAGATAATGTTTATTTTAATAAAGTTGCTATAGTAGCTCCTCCGGCTACAGCCCCATACGCACCCGTTACTTTTGAAACAGGGGAATATGGATCTACTTGGGTTTTGACTTCTTTTGATAATCCTTCAGGAGGATCAACTGCTTCATTATTGGCATCAAACCCTGACAAAACAGGAATCAATACGTCTAATACAGCAGCTAAATTTACTGCTTTGGTTGCAGGCGCCTGGTATACTGGTTTTGAAACGGCTCATGCTTCTGGTACTAATGGGATTGGTACTTTTACATTAAATGAAACGAACAGTACTATTAAAATGATGGTATATAAAGATGTCATCAGTAAAGTGGGTATTAAATTAGCACGACCTGATGGTGGTTCTACGGGAGAAATTACCGTTACTAATACTAAAATAAACGAATGGGAGGAGTTGACATTCAACTTTGCCGGGAAAATAGGCGAAGGTGTTTCTACCGGAATTGATCAAATCATTGTGTTTCCTGATTTTATCCCTGAAGGAACTACAAGATCGGCTGATCATGTCTGTTATGTGGATAATATTACTTTTTCTGCAAAAATAACTGCTCCAGTTGCGGCAACAGCACCTACTGAAGCTGCTCCAACACCTCCAGTGAGAGTTGCAACTGATGTGAAATCTATTTATAGTGAAGCTTATGCGGTTTATAAAGCGGGAGATTGGTGTAAATGTTGGGGTCAGTCTACAGATGTGACAGATGAGCTTATTGCAACTAATAACACAAGAAAACTAAGTAATTTTAATTATCAAGGAATAACATTACCAGGTGCTGAGGTCTTTGATCTTTCTGATATGACTAAAATGCATGTTGATTTATGGTCTTCAAGTGCCACTTCGGTAAAAATTAATCTTATAAATCCTGGTCCTGTAGAATCTGGAGTGACTTTAACAATTGCAGCAGGATGGAATAGCTTTGATGTGATTTTAAATGCTGCTAACTTTCCAGGGATAAACTTTAGCAATGTATTTCAAATGAGTTTGTCATCTACACCATCAGGAACAACAGTGTATTTAGATAATTTTTACTTCTATAAATCAACCGTAGTAGTCGCGCCAACAGAACCTACTGTTGCTGCACCAATACCTACAACGCCGGCAGCAAATGTTATATCTATGTTTAGTAATACTTACACAAATGTTCCTGTCACGACTTGGAGAACAGATTGGTCAGTTGGAAGTACTTTGACAGATATGCAAATTGCTGGAAATGATACTAAGAAATATACGAATTTGAATTATTTTGGAGTAGACGCTACAGGAACGATAGACGCTACACAAATGCTGTATTTCCATATTGATGTATGGACACCTGATTTGACCGCTTTTCGAGTTAAATTAGTTGATTTTGGTGCCAATGGCGTGTACCAAGGAGGAGATGATGTAGAGTTTGAAGTAACGCGTACGCCTAATTTATCGGGATGGAACAGTTATGATATCCCATTTTCAGAATTTACGGGTTTAACAACCAAAGGACACATTGCTCAATTAGTACTGTCTGGTGCACCAGCAGGAACCGTTTATATTGATAAT
- the odhB gene encoding 2-oxoglutarate dehydrogenase complex dihydrolipoyllysine-residue succinyltransferase, which yields MILEMKVPSPGESIKEVEIATWLVKDGDYVEKDQAIAEVDSDKATLELPAEASGIITLKAEEGDAVAVGAVVCLIDTSAAKPSGDAPVAAVEAPKAEVKAEAPKATPVAVAPAATYASGTPSPAARKILDEKNIAPASITGTGKDGRITKDDAVNAVPSMGTPTGGSRGTERTKLSMLRRKVAERLVAAKNETAMLTTFNEVNMTPINMIRNEYKDAFKAKHGGIGLGYMSFFTKAVTRALQLFPDVNSMMDGDHKIAFDFCDISIAVSGPKGLMVPVVRNAENLTFRGVEADIKRLALKARDGQITVDDMTGGTFTITNGGVFGSMLSTPIINPPQSGILGMHNIIERPIAVNGKVEIHPMMYVALSYDHRIIDGRESVGFLVAVKEALENPMELLMDNNPKKALEL from the coding sequence ATGATTTTAGAAATGAAAGTCCCATCACCAGGGGAATCTATAAAAGAAGTTGAAATTGCAACTTGGTTGGTAAAAGACGGAGATTATGTAGAGAAAGACCAAGCAATTGCTGAGGTTGATTCTGATAAAGCAACATTAGAATTGCCAGCAGAAGCAAGCGGAATCATTACTTTAAAAGCAGAAGAAGGCGATGCAGTAGCAGTAGGAGCGGTAGTTTGTTTAATCGATACTAGTGCAGCAAAACCGTCAGGTGACGCGCCAGTGGCTGCAGTTGAAGCTCCAAAAGCTGAAGTTAAAGCAGAAGCTCCAAAAGCGACTCCAGTAGCAGTAGCTCCAGCAGCAACTTACGCTTCAGGAACTCCATCTCCAGCGGCAAGAAAAATATTAGACGAAAAAAATATAGCACCAGCTTCCATAACAGGAACTGGAAAAGACGGAAGAATTACTAAAGATGATGCTGTAAATGCAGTGCCTTCAATGGGAACTCCTACTGGTGGATCTCGTGGAACAGAGCGAACTAAATTATCGATGTTGCGTCGTAAAGTAGCAGAAAGATTAGTTGCTGCCAAAAACGAAACAGCCATGTTGACTACTTTCAACGAAGTAAACATGACGCCAATCAATATGATTCGTAACGAATACAAAGATGCGTTTAAGGCAAAACATGGTGGAATTGGTTTAGGATACATGTCTTTCTTTACCAAAGCAGTAACTAGAGCATTGCAATTATTTCCAGATGTAAATTCAATGATGGATGGTGATCATAAGATTGCTTTCGATTTTTGTGACATTTCAATTGCGGTTTCAGGGCCAAAAGGATTAATGGTTCCTGTAGTTCGTAATGCAGAGAACTTGACTTTTCGTGGGGTTGAAGCAGATATTAAAAGATTAGCATTAAAAGCACGTGACGGACAAATCACAGTAGATGATATGACTGGAGGAACCTTCACGATTACTAACGGTGGTGTTTTTGGAAGTATGTTATCTACGCCAATTATCAATCCTCCACAATCAGGAATTTTGGGTATGCACAATATTATTGAGCGTCCAATTGCTGTAAACGGTAAAGTAGAAATTCACCCAATGATGTATGTAGCGTTGTCTTATGACCATAGAATTATTGACGGTCGTGAGTCTGTTGGTTTCTTAGTAGCTGTAAAAGAAGCGTTAGAAAATCCAATGGAATTATTGATGGATAACAATCCTAAAAAAGCATTGGAGTTGTAA
- a CDS encoding 2-oxoglutarate dehydrogenase E1 component, giving the protein MDRFSFLNAAHTEFFAQLYDQYLENPDSVEPSWRSFFQGFDFGMTTYNEENKVEQIANFAANNSDINLVSDKLQKEFNVLKLIDGYRSRGHLFTKTNPVRERRTSSPTLEITNFGLSAADLNTVFDAAKVINIQPCTLQEIITHLDTIYCQHIGVEYMYIRKPEVVEWIQKKLGVNDNQPKFSLEEKKSILNKLNQAVSFENFLHTKYVGQKRFSLEGGESIIPALDALIEKAAEKGVEQFVMGMAHRGRLNVLANIFGKSTQDIFGEFDGKDYDQEYFDGDVKYHLGLTADKVTSTGKNININLAPNPSHLETVGAVIEGITRAKQDKYFPNDFSKVLPIAVHGDAAIAGQGILYEIIQMAQLDGYKTGGTIHIVINNQVGFTTNYLDARSSTYCTDVAKVTLSPVLHVNADDAEAVVHAMSFALDFRMQFGRDVFIDLLGYRKYGHNEGDEPRFTQPVLYKIIAKHKNPRDIYMEKLLADGVIDATFVKGLEQEYKSKLEVNLEESRKKDLTIITPFMKNEWKGFEQVTDTQMLQNYDTSFSKETLDSIIKTVSTLPTDKKFINKISKIVSDRKTGYDNNAVDWGTAETLAYGSLLTEGYDIRISGQDVERGTFSHRHAVVKVEDSEEEVTLLSNLEGATGKFNIFNSLLSEYGVLGFDYGYALANPNALTIWEAQFGDFSNGAQIMIDQYISCGEDKWNNQNGIVLLLPHGYEGQGAEHSSARMERYLQLCARHNMYVADCTTPANFFHLLRRQMKTTFRKPLVVFTPKSLLRDPRCVSTVEELASGSFQETIDDATVNKADVKTLVFCTGKFYYDIIAERENNGRKDVAVVRIEQLFPLPVEQLKAIIAQYPDADDYVWAQEEPKNMGAYSYMLMNFDLVKWRLASLKAYAAPAAGSYTRAKRRHADAIKMVFDKNLFR; this is encoded by the coding sequence ATGGATAGGTTTTCATTTTTAAACGCAGCACACACCGAATTTTTCGCACAATTATACGATCAATATTTAGAGAATCCAGATAGCGTTGAGCCAAGTTGGAGGAGTTTTTTTCAAGGTTTTGACTTTGGGATGACGACTTACAATGAGGAAAACAAGGTGGAGCAAATCGCTAATTTTGCAGCAAATAACTCAGATATTAATTTAGTATCAGATAAGCTTCAAAAGGAATTTAATGTATTGAAATTAATAGATGGCTACCGTTCTAGAGGGCATTTGTTTACGAAGACAAATCCCGTTCGTGAAAGAAGAACTTCATCTCCTACACTTGAAATCACTAATTTTGGACTTTCAGCAGCAGATTTAAATACTGTTTTTGATGCGGCAAAAGTGATTAATATACAGCCTTGTACCCTTCAAGAAATTATAACTCACCTTGATACTATTTATTGTCAGCATATTGGGGTAGAGTACATGTACATTCGTAAGCCAGAAGTGGTAGAGTGGATTCAGAAAAAATTAGGTGTCAATGACAACCAACCTAAATTTTCTTTGGAAGAAAAGAAATCAATTCTGAATAAATTAAACCAAGCCGTTTCTTTTGAAAACTTTTTACATACTAAATATGTAGGTCAAAAACGTTTTTCTCTTGAAGGTGGAGAATCAATCATTCCAGCTTTAGACGCTTTAATTGAAAAAGCAGCTGAAAAAGGAGTTGAACAATTTGTAATGGGAATGGCACACCGAGGCCGTTTGAATGTTTTGGCAAATATTTTTGGAAAATCTACTCAAGATATCTTCGGTGAATTTGATGGTAAAGATTACGACCAGGAATATTTTGACGGAGACGTAAAGTACCATTTAGGACTTACGGCTGACAAAGTTACTAGCACTGGAAAAAATATAAATATCAATTTGGCTCCAAATCCTTCACACCTTGAAACAGTTGGCGCAGTGATTGAAGGAATTACAAGAGCAAAACAAGATAAATATTTCCCTAACGATTTCTCTAAAGTATTGCCTATTGCCGTTCACGGTGATGCAGCTATTGCTGGTCAGGGGATTTTATATGAAATTATACAAATGGCGCAACTTGACGGTTACAAAACCGGAGGGACTATACATATAGTAATTAATAATCAAGTTGGTTTTACAACCAATTACTTAGATGCGCGTTCATCTACGTATTGTACAGATGTTGCCAAAGTAACGCTTTCGCCAGTATTGCATGTCAATGCTGATGATGCTGAGGCAGTAGTACACGCAATGTCATTTGCATTAGATTTTAGAATGCAATTTGGGCGTGACGTTTTTATCGATTTGCTTGGGTATAGAAAGTACGGACACAATGAAGGGGATGAGCCTCGTTTTACGCAGCCCGTTCTTTATAAAATCATTGCTAAGCATAAGAATCCAAGAGATATTTACATGGAGAAATTACTTGCTGACGGAGTAATTGATGCTACTTTTGTAAAAGGATTAGAGCAAGAATACAAATCTAAGTTAGAAGTAAACTTAGAGGAATCCCGTAAGAAAGATTTAACTATCATAACCCCATTCATGAAAAATGAGTGGAAAGGTTTTGAGCAGGTTACGGATACACAAATGTTGCAAAATTACGACACTTCATTTTCAAAAGAAACGCTAGATTCTATTATAAAAACGGTTTCAACTTTACCTACAGACAAGAAATTTATCAATAAGATAAGTAAAATTGTCTCTGATAGAAAAACCGGTTACGATAACAACGCCGTAGATTGGGGTACTGCTGAAACATTAGCATACGGTTCTCTTTTGACAGAAGGGTATGACATCCGTATTTCTGGCCAAGATGTGGAGCGTGGAACTTTCTCTCACCGCCACGCAGTAGTGAAAGTAGAAGATTCTGAAGAAGAAGTAACCTTGCTAAGTAATTTAGAAGGAGCTACTGGAAAATTCAATATTTTTAATTCTCTTTTGTCAGAATATGGCGTACTTGGTTTTGATTACGGATATGCATTAGCTAATCCTAATGCTTTAACCATTTGGGAAGCACAGTTTGGAGATTTCAGTAATGGAGCCCAAATTATGATTGATCAATACATTTCTTGTGGAGAAGACAAATGGAACAATCAAAACGGAATTGTTTTACTATTGCCACACGGATACGAAGGCCAAGGAGCTGAGCATTCCTCAGCAAGAATGGAGCGTTATTTACAACTTTGCGCCAGACATAATATGTATGTTGCCGATTGTACAACGCCAGCCAACTTCTTTCACTTGTTAAGAAGACAAATGAAAACAACTTTCCGTAAACCACTTGTTGTCTTTACACCAAAGAGTTTGTTGCGTGATCCAAGATGTGTTTCTACAGTAGAAGAGTTAGCAAGCGGAAGTTTTCAAGAAACAATTGATGATGCAACTGTAAACAAAGCAGATGTGAAAACATTGGTTTTCTGTACTGGTAAATTTTATTATGACATCATCGCTGAAAGAGAAAATAATGGACGTAAAGATGTCGCAGTTGTTAGGATAGAACAATTATTCCCATTGCCTGTTGAGCAATTAAAAGCAATTATAGCGCAATATCCAGATGCCGATGATTACGTTTGGGCACAAGAAGAACCAAAAAATATGGGCGCTTACAGCTATATGTTGATGAATTTTGATCTAGTAAAATGGAGATTAGCTTCTCTTAAGGCTTATGCAGCTCCGGCCGCAGGAAGTTACACCAGAGCAAAACGCCGTCATGCTGATGCCATAAAAATGGTGTTTGATAAAAATTTATTTAGATAG
- a CDS encoding polyprenyl synthetase family protein encodes MHSIYQYQEFLSDYLKSQYETKEPRNLYEPIHYILDLGGKRMRPVLTLMSAEVFNADYKKALPAALAVEVFHNFSLVHDDIMDDAPLRRGQETVHEKWNVNTGILSGDAMLILAYQYFEQYEPIIFRDLAKLFSKTALEVCEGQQWDVDFEERNDVTIPEYLKMIQYKTAVLVAAAMKMGAIIAETSEENANLIYDFGLNLGLAFQLQDDFLDAFGDPETFGKQVGGDIIENKKTYLYLKAVAFSKDEEAKELRRLFSIQPEDNTEKIKTVKELFDSSGASKATQEAIQDFTFKAFQTLDQMNISADKKEMLKAFGENLMGRKV; translated from the coding sequence ATGCATTCTATTTACCAGTATCAAGAGTTTCTTTCGGATTATTTGAAATCACAATATGAAACCAAAGAGCCTAGAAATCTATATGAACCCATACATTATATATTAGATCTTGGAGGTAAAAGAATGCGTCCTGTGCTTACCTTAATGAGCGCCGAGGTTTTTAATGCGGATTATAAAAAAGCGTTGCCAGCTGCTCTTGCTGTTGAAGTCTTTCATAATTTCTCATTAGTGCATGATGACATTATGGATGATGCGCCATTGAGAAGAGGACAGGAAACGGTTCACGAGAAATGGAATGTCAACACCGGAATTTTGTCGGGTGATGCGATGCTGATTTTAGCGTACCAATATTTTGAACAATATGAACCTATTATTTTTCGGGATTTAGCCAAGTTATTTAGCAAAACAGCGCTAGAAGTTTGTGAGGGTCAACAATGGGATGTCGATTTTGAAGAAAGAAATGATGTTACCATTCCAGAATACCTTAAAATGATTCAATATAAAACCGCTGTTTTGGTAGCTGCAGCCATGAAAATGGGAGCGATTATTGCAGAAACTTCAGAAGAAAATGCAAATTTAATTTATGATTTCGGACTGAATTTAGGTTTGGCTTTCCAGTTGCAAGATGATTTTCTAGATGCTTTTGGTGATCCTGAAACCTTTGGAAAACAAGTTGGTGGTGATATAATTGAAAATAAAAAAACATATTTGTATCTTAAAGCAGTTGCTTTTTCAAAAGATGAGGAAGCAAAGGAATTGAGACGATTGTTCTCCATTCAACCAGAGGACAATACTGAAAAAATTAAAACGGTAAAAGAACTTTTTGACAGCTCAGGTGCTTCAAAAGCAACACAAGAAGCGATACAGGATTTTACTTTTAAGGCTTTTCAAACCTTGGATCAAATGAATATTAGTGCTGATAAAAAAGAAATGCTGAAAGCTTTTGGAGAGAATTTAATGGGAAGGAAAGTGTAA
- a CDS encoding YceI family protein, which translates to MKTKWTVDSNQSDVLIKMRHSIIAYLAGSINKFNGHIDIEDNQIEDASIEFSLNVNNKDAKLEQIETQLGLNDLFDVREFPIITFKSTSFEKINKNINFLKGNLTIKNITKVVELDAEFIGFNTYDGDQKAAFEITGHINRKDFGLNFTSFHQAGGLALGQDIKFMANLELTV; encoded by the coding sequence ATGAAAACAAAGTGGACAGTTGACTCCAATCAATCAGATGTTCTTATAAAAATGAGACACTCAATAATTGCTTATTTGGCCGGTTCCATCAATAAATTTAACGGACATATTGATATTGAGGATAATCAGATAGAAGATGCCTCAATAGAATTCTCTTTGAATGTCAATAATAAAGACGCAAAACTAGAGCAAATAGAAACACAATTAGGATTAAATGACCTATTCGATGTTAGGGAATTCCCAATTATTACCTTCAAATCGACCTCATTTGAAAAAATCAACAAAAACATTAATTTTTTAAAAGGAAATCTAACCATCAAGAACATTACAAAAGTGGTAGAACTTGATGCTGAATTCATAGGATTCAATACTTATGATGGAGATCAAAAAGCTGCTTTTGAAATAACAGGACATATAAATCGTAAAGATTTTGGATTAAACTTTACTTCTTTCCATCAAGCCGGCGGGTTAGCTTTAGGGCAAGATATTAAATTTATGGCCAATTTAGAATTAACGGTTTAA
- a CDS encoding TetR/AcrR family transcriptional regulator: MKEKIIAKAKEMFLKLGFKSITMDDIAGEMCISKKTIYKYFANKELLIHESTQVLHKEVHEIITEIISRDYNAIEENFQIRKMFADMFKSTDTSPIYQLKKHYPEVYETVLEYQVQECESCFKQNIEKGIAQGLYRKDINIEVYVKLYYALIFTINENTRSEREAAALEMEALEYHTRAMATAKGIAELEKNLLNPIT; encoded by the coding sequence ATGAAAGAGAAAATTATAGCTAAAGCAAAGGAGATGTTTTTGAAACTAGGTTTCAAAAGCATTACTATGGATGATATTGCTGGTGAAATGTGTATATCCAAGAAAACGATTTATAAATATTTTGCCAATAAGGAATTGTTGATACACGAGAGCACACAAGTGCTTCACAAGGAAGTTCACGAAATTATTACCGAAATTATTTCTCGAGATTACAACGCAATAGAAGAAAACTTCCAGATCAGAAAAATGTTTGCTGACATGTTCAAATCTACTGATACTTCTCCTATTTATCAGCTAAAAAAACATTATCCAGAAGTGTATGAAACCGTTTTAGAATACCAAGTTCAAGAATGTGAAAGCTGTTTCAAACAAAATATTGAAAAAGGAATTGCTCAAGGCTTGTACAGAAAAGACATCAATATCGAGGTTTATGTTAAACTTTATTATGCTTTGATTTTTACTATTAATGAAAATACACGCTCCGAAAGAGAAGCTGCTGCCTTAGAAATGGAAGCACTGGAATACCACACCCGAGCAATGGCTACAGCCAAAGGGATTGCCGAATTAGAAAAAAACTTACTTAACCCAATTACTTAA
- a CDS encoding TolC family protein, whose protein sequence is MKKIIILLTLTFALGATAQEVKSLTLKEAINFALENKADAKKAKLKVENSEYQIQEVRSRALPQISANGNLTYNPVIQTTVIDGAGFGQPGTTIQAAFGQKWVSTAGVSLTQALFDQTVFTGLKAAKSTREFYQINEQLTEEQVIERVANNYYQVYVQRQKLSVIDSMYKNTTKVKDIIKGQYDNGLAKKIDLDRTLVRISNINTQRQQVLNAVQIQENALKFYMGMPIETQIEIPQTAFEVSPQSLSEVPNTANRTEYLLLKKQEQLLFYQKKAVEAGYYPTLSLSAGYNYIGQGPKMPIGGKPSDGVYWSDFSSIGLNLKVPIFTGFGTRAKVRQADIDLRTIKEDINDTKLSLDLAFANAKTQIDNSLTTINNQRENAQLAKEVLENTRNNYVQGLASLTDLLDAENSLTEAQNNYTSAILDYKLAEIQLIKSKGELKTLINN, encoded by the coding sequence ATGAAAAAAATCATCATACTATTAACCCTAACATTTGCACTTGGCGCTACTGCACAAGAAGTCAAATCGCTTACGCTGAAAGAAGCCATCAACTTCGCTTTAGAAAATAAAGCCGACGCTAAAAAAGCAAAACTAAAAGTAGAAAACAGTGAATATCAAATTCAGGAGGTACGTTCCAGAGCTTTACCGCAAATTTCTGCCAACGGTAATTTGACTTACAACCCTGTAATACAAACCACTGTAATTGATGGAGCAGGATTTGGACAACCAGGAACAACCATTCAGGCAGCTTTTGGTCAAAAATGGGTTTCAACGGCAGGTGTTTCTTTGACACAAGCACTATTCGACCAAACCGTTTTTACCGGTTTGAAAGCAGCAAAATCTACTAGGGAGTTTTACCAAATCAACGAACAATTAACCGAAGAACAAGTAATTGAACGCGTGGCCAATAATTATTATCAGGTTTATGTTCAAAGACAAAAACTGAGTGTTATTGACAGTATGTATAAAAATACCACTAAAGTAAAAGACATCATTAAAGGTCAGTATGATAATGGTCTAGCCAAAAAAATTGATTTAGATCGAACTTTAGTAAGGATTTCAAACATCAATACACAGCGTCAACAAGTTTTGAATGCAGTTCAAATTCAAGAAAACGCATTGAAATTTTACATGGGAATGCCAATAGAAACTCAAATCGAAATTCCACAAACGGCATTTGAAGTGAGCCCACAATCATTATCAGAAGTTCCAAATACGGCAAACAGAACAGAATATTTACTTTTGAAAAAACAAGAACAGCTTTTATTTTATCAAAAAAAGGCTGTTGAGGCGGGTTATTACCCAACATTATCTTTGAGCGCAGGATACAATTACATTGGTCAAGGTCCAAAAATGCCTATTGGTGGAAAACCATCTGACGGTGTGTATTGGTCAGATTTCTCTTCTATCGGTTTGAATTTAAAAGTGCCCATTTTTACTGGATTTGGAACTCGTGCCAAAGTAAGACAAGCCGATATTGATTTGAGAACTATAAAAGAAGACATCAACGATACCAAATTATCTCTTGATCTGGCTTTCGCCAATGCAAAAACGCAAATTGACAACAGTCTAACCACAATCAACAATCAAAGAGAAAATGCGCAGTTAGCCAAAGAAGTTTTAGAAAACACTAGAAACAATTATGTACAAGGTTTAGCCTCATTAACTGATTTACTAGATGCAGAAAACTCATTGACCGAAGCACAAAACAACTATACATCTGCAATTCTAGACTACAAATTAGCAGAAATACAATTAATCAAATCAAAAGGCGAATTAAAAACACTTATAAATAACTAA